CTTGTGGGTGAGATCGAACTCCTTCAGTATAGTATATATACGATTATGAGGAATATGTATATTGTGCTTATTCTCTATGTATTTCTCTAAATGCACTGCACTGGTTCCTTTATACTCCTCAACTGCTTTAAGAACTAAATCAATTTCTTCCTTCGATATTTTCTTTGGCTTTCTACCCCTACGCTTTATCTTTGGAATTTCTCCGGTCTCTCTATATTCTTTCCATATTTGCTGAACTCTACGGGGGGTTACTCCAACTTTCTTAGCTATACGGCTGGTTTCAAAGCCCTTTTCTTTCCATCTAATGATTTTCCTAATCATTTTATCGTTAAGTTTTGCCCCCTTCATATTATTCTTATTATTAACATTCCTCTTTTTATTACCTACTGATGCGAAATTATTTCGGGATACCACAACAGAAAAATATTTATATAATTAAAAGTAAAAGTACCTTAGTATAATAAAATGTGAGTGGTGTAAACCATGATCAAAATTAAAAATAACAAATCCAATAAAACCATTATAAGTTTAATCATAACCATGATTTTAGCATCTATGTTAATATTAAGCCAAACTGCAGCAGTTTCGGTAACTTTAACTCCATCAAAACAAGAATGTAATGTTGGAGATGTAATTGATATAAACGCAAAAGTAGAGATACTCAGCAGTAAGGGGGAATGGGCAAATATAAAAAATATAACACTTAAAGTTGAAAAGGATGGAAAAGTAGATACTGTCCAAATTCCATTAACATTAGAACCTGGAAAAACTGTATTATCCAATAAACCCCTCTCAAATACAAGTAGTGAAGTAATTGAAGTTAAATTATTAAGCACCAATGCAGTGTATGGCTATGGATATGGTTATAGTTATGTAAATGATAGCGGTTATGGGTATCTAAATTGGCATTATGGTTATGGATATGGCTATGGCTATAGTGGATATGGCTACAATGTTTTAAACTCTCCATCAAATGCCATAATTGAATACAACATAAAATGGAAACCAAGTGAAACTGGAACTTACAAGTTTACATTGGAAGTTACATTGGAAGATGGAACGAAGTTTGGTTCAGAATGCACTGTTAATGTAAACCCAACCACCTCTGTAACTTCCGGAGGTGGGGGAGGAAAAAGAACAACAACAAGTGAAGAAGGAGCAAAAAGTTTATTAGAAGCAGTACCTGAAAAATACATTGTTAAGGAAATAACAGTAACTCCAGGCAAGGAAGTAGCTATAGCAATAGATAAAGAGTTATCAGATCTCATTGGATTAGATAAGTTAATGATAACTCTCGATAAGTCAATGAACTTACAAGTTATCGTTTCTGCTGTGAAATCTCTACCAACTACAGTCAATGCACCACCATCAGGAGAACCGTTCTCAATATTCGAAATAGTATTTGTAAATAAAGATGCTGGAGAACTTGTAGAACCAAAAGGAGAAGTTGAGTTTAAAGTTCCAAAATCTTGGTTGATGGAGAAAGGATATGGTAAAGAAAATGTAGTATTAGAAAGATGGAATGGTAATAAATGGGAAGATATATCAACAGAAGTGGTTGGAGAAGATGGAGAGTATATTAAGTATAGAGCTAAATTGAATTCATTCTGTATCTTAGCAATTTGTGCTAAAGAAATTGCAGTTGAAAATATAACAAACGTAACCGTAACTAAAAACGTAACAACTAAAGATGTAACAGTAAATAAAACTAAAAATGTAACTGAAAATATAACAGCCAAAAACGTAACAAAGGTAACTGGTAATGTAAGCAAGGCTGAAGAAGAGAAGAAATCAAATATTGGACTTGTAGTTGGAA
The sequence above is a segment of the Methanotorris igneus Kol 5 genome. Coding sequences within it:
- a CDS encoding PGF-pre-PGF domain-containing protein — translated: MIKIKNNKSNKTIISLIITMILASMLILSQTAAVSVTLTPSKQECNVGDVIDINAKVEILSSKGEWANIKNITLKVEKDGKVDTVQIPLTLEPGKTVLSNKPLSNTSSEVIEVKLLSTNAVYGYGYGYSYVNDSGYGYLNWHYGYGYGYGYSGYGYNVLNSPSNAIIEYNIKWKPSETGTYKFTLEVTLEDGTKFGSECTVNVNPTTSVTSGGGGGKRTTTSEEGAKSLLEAVPEKYIVKEITVTPGKEVAIAIDKELSDLIGLDKLMITLDKSMNLQVIVSAVKSLPTTVNAPPSGEPFSIFEIVFVNKDAGELVEPKGEVEFKVPKSWLMEKGYGKENVVLERWNGNKWEDISTEVVGEDGEYIKYRAKLNSFCILAICAKEIAVENITNVTVTKNVTTKDVTVNKTKNVTENITAKNVTKVTGNVSKAEEEKKSNIGLVVGIIIILAILGALAYFLTRKK